In a genomic window of Lepisosteus oculatus isolate fLepOcu1 chromosome 3, fLepOcu1.hap2, whole genome shotgun sequence:
- the ckma gene encoding creatine kinase, muscle a: MPFGNTHNNYKLNFSVDEEFPDLTKHNNHMAKALTKDIYAKLRDKQTPSGFTVDDVIQTGVDNPGHPFIMTVGCVAGDEESYDVFKDLFDPVIEDRHNGFKPTDKHKTDLNFGNLKGGDDLDPNYVLSSRVRTGRSIKGYTLPPHCSRGERRAIEKMSIDALNTLEGEFKGKYYPLKDMTDEEQDQLIRDHFLFDKPVSPLLLASGMARDWPDARGIWHNNDKTFLVWVNEEDHLRVISMQKGGNMKEVFRRFCVGLQKIEDLFKKHGRSFMWSEHLGYILTCPSNLGTGLRGGVHVKLPQLSKHPKFEEILTRLRLQKRGTGGVDTAAEGGVFDISNADRLGFSEVEQVQMVVDGVKLMIEMEKKLEKGAAIDDMMPAQK; this comes from the exons ATGCCTTTCGGAAACACCCACAACAACTACAAGCTCAACTTCTCGGTTGACGAGGAGTTCCCTGACCTGACCAAGCACAACAACCACATGGCCAAGGCCCTCACTAAGGACATCTACGCCAAGCTGAGAGACAAGCAGACCCCCAGCGGCTTCACCGTGGACGATGTCATCCAGAccggagtggacaacccag GTCACCCCTTCATCATGACAGTGGGCTGCGTGGCTGGAGACGAGGAGTCTTATGATGTCTTCAAGGATCTGTTCGACCCCGTCATCGAGGACCGCCACAATGGCTTCAAGCCCACCGACAAGCACAAGACCGACCTGAACTTTGGGAACCTCAAG GGCGGCGATGACCTGGACCCCAACTATGTCCTGAGCAGCCGTGTGCGCACTGGCCGTAGCATCAAGGGGTACACCCTGCCCCCCCACTGCAGCCGTGGAGAGCGCAGAGCCATTGAGAAGATGTCCATCGATG CCCTGAACACCCTGGAAGGAGAGTTCAAGGGCAAATACTATCCTCTGAAGGACATGACTGATGAGGAACAGGACCAGCTGATCCGTGACCACTTCCTGTTTGACAAGCCCGTGTCTCCCCTGCTGCTGGCCTCTGGCATGGCCCGTGACTGGCCCGATGCTAGAGGAATCTG GCACAACAATGACAAGACCTTCCTGGTCTGGGTGAACGAGGAGGACCACCTGAGAGTCATCTCCATGCAGAAGGGTGGCAACATGAAGGAGGTCTTCAGACGCTTCTGCGTTGGTCTTCAGAAG ATTGAGGACCTCTTCAAGAAGCACGGCCGCTCCTTCATGTGGAGCGAGCATCTCGGCTACATCCTGACCTGCCCCTCCAACCTGGGCACTGGCCTGCGCGGCGGCGTGCACGTCAAGCTGCCACAGCTCAGCAAGCACCCCAAGTTCGAGGAGATCCTCACCAGGCTGCGTCTGCAGAAGCGTGGCACAG GCGGTGTGGACACTGCGGCCGAGGGTGGCGTCTTCGACATCTCCAACGCTGACCGCCTGGGCTTCTCCGAGGTGGAGCAGGTGCAGATGGTTGTGGACGGCGTGAAGCTCATGATTGAGATGGAGAAGAAGCTGGAGAAGGGAGCGGCCATCGATGACATGATGCCTGCCCAGAAGTAA